The Sorangiineae bacterium MSr11367 genome window below encodes:
- a CDS encoding protein kinase: MTSVGKYTLLQELNDREAPTYAARCEGVDGASELVAIERYATDIAADAEDEASLAEAARSVQILTELYHPNLASVRDVVVSSGEVLVVSAFVDGDSYGKLMPAGREKSFDTFSFALKLAIVSDVIEGLAALHEFARAHDTTIVHGGVTPRNVIVCADGRARLVRVCNLFPEQVSPASPTLGYIAPELLDPTRSPEPSVDVFGVGVMLWEVLAGKRLAVQTNAPLLLLKEFDKGPPKGIPQEDLSWAKALIPIVERALSPSDKRYKDAEQMARAMRAVFAAAGEQVKTRSTVKDVAGFVEEVSGDRIRERRAELGFSAPLPLTASRATIAPMRSRPSLPDIGSGSVPLPLPPPPARIYLPSLVDADEFSSRSPIPSAPPPMDRGDEDGLPAMDQDENLSALAPILAPNDTLIIDEKSRESFWMGGDPTDEREAIKASNPPPGFDDGERKFEDDDDDDENDDGVVSGTAETVLHRTSQEQGQGQGKLEAREKRESAPETTAPAESSFPPPAAPPARQSLFEDRRERRPVVWAGVVLAVAAALVFGYGLGRGQKPGTGQAAPASNVNVVPVASAAPAPPAPVRAEITNAESVAPTAAAESAPSAEAEPAPAAKQPATEIELVPEGARSTARRPRPVAGHGGARPSPSEGSPPSGASGSAPAAASPTTSPAPEPSATQGQTDGRQKFNPQGI; the protein is encoded by the coding sequence GTGACATCGGTCGGTAAGTACACGTTGCTCCAAGAGCTCAACGATCGCGAAGCGCCGACGTACGCGGCTCGTTGCGAGGGGGTGGATGGGGCGTCCGAGCTGGTGGCGATCGAACGGTATGCGACGGACATCGCAGCGGACGCCGAGGATGAAGCGTCGCTCGCGGAGGCCGCGCGCAGCGTTCAGATTCTGACCGAGCTTTATCATCCCAACTTGGCCTCGGTGCGGGACGTGGTGGTCTCCTCCGGCGAAGTGCTCGTGGTCAGCGCGTTCGTCGACGGCGACAGCTACGGAAAGCTGATGCCGGCCGGTCGTGAGAAAAGCTTCGACACGTTTTCCTTCGCGCTGAAGCTGGCGATTGTCTCGGATGTCATCGAGGGTCTGGCCGCGCTGCACGAGTTTGCGCGTGCGCACGACACGACCATCGTGCACGGCGGGGTGACACCGCGGAATGTCATCGTCTGCGCCGACGGGCGAGCGCGCCTGGTGCGCGTGTGCAACCTGTTCCCGGAGCAGGTGAGCCCGGCGAGTCCAACGCTCGGGTACATCGCGCCGGAGCTCTTGGATCCGACGCGCAGCCCGGAGCCGAGTGTCGACGTGTTCGGCGTGGGCGTGATGCTTTGGGAGGTGCTCGCGGGCAAGCGGCTCGCGGTGCAAACCAACGCGCCGCTGCTGCTGCTCAAGGAGTTCGACAAGGGGCCGCCGAAGGGGATCCCGCAGGAAGACTTGAGCTGGGCCAAGGCGCTGATCCCCATCGTCGAGCGTGCGCTTTCGCCTTCGGACAAGCGCTACAAAGACGCCGAGCAGATGGCCCGTGCCATGCGCGCGGTGTTCGCCGCGGCGGGCGAGCAAGTGAAGACGCGCTCCACGGTGAAGGACGTGGCCGGCTTCGTCGAAGAGGTCTCGGGCGACCGCATCCGCGAACGCCGCGCGGAGCTGGGCTTCAGCGCGCCGCTCCCGCTCACGGCGTCGCGCGCGACCATTGCGCCGATGCGCTCGCGCCCGTCCTTGCCGGACATTGGCTCGGGCTCCGTGCCCTTGCCGCTGCCGCCACCGCCGGCGCGCATCTACTTGCCGTCGCTGGTCGACGCGGACGAGTTTTCGTCGCGCAGCCCGATCCCGTCCGCGCCTCCGCCGATGGATCGGGGCGACGAGGATGGTCTGCCCGCGATGGATCAGGACGAGAACCTGTCCGCGCTGGCTCCGATTCTTGCGCCGAACGATACTCTCATCATCGACGAGAAGTCGCGCGAGTCGTTTTGGATGGGCGGCGATCCGACGGACGAACGGGAAGCCATCAAGGCGAGCAATCCTCCTCCCGGCTTCGACGACGGAGAGCGCAAATTCGAAGATGACGACGACGACGACGAAAACGACGACGGGGTGGTGAGCGGGACGGCGGAGACCGTGCTGCATCGCACCTCGCAGGAACAGGGGCAGGGGCAAGGGAAGCTGGAGGCGCGCGAGAAGCGTGAGTCGGCCCCCGAGACGACGGCACCGGCCGAGTCGTCGTTTCCGCCCCCGGCGGCGCCTCCAGCCCGGCAGTCGCTCTTCGAGGATCGGCGCGAGCGCCGGCCCGTCGTTTGGGCCGGCGTGGTGCTGGCCGTGGCCGCGGCGCTGGTGTTCGGGTATGGGCTCGGCCGCGGGCAGAAGCCCGGGACCGGCCAAGCCGCACCCGCATCCAATGTGAACGTGGTGCCCGTTGCTTCGGCGGCGCCCGCACCGCCTGCACCTGTCCGAGCCGAGATTACCAACGCCGAATCCGTCGCGCCGACGGCGGCTGCGGAGTCGGCGCCGTCGGCGGAGGCCGAGCCGGCGCCCGCGGCGAAGCAGCCGGCGACCGAGATCGAGCTGGTGCCAGAGGGGGCGCGCTCCACGGCACGACGCCCGCGGCCCGTGGCAGGCCACGGTGGGGCGCGTCCGTCGCCTTCGGAGGGATCGCCGCCGTCAGGTGCATCCGGCTCCGCGCCGGCTGCAGCTTCTCCAACGACTTCGCCCGCTCCCGAGCCGAGTGCAACGCAGGGGCAAACGGACGGGCGGCAGAAGTTCAACCCCCAGGGGATTTAG
- a CDS encoding tetratricopeptide repeat protein, translating to MRSCFRCLRRLTAAMLTMIALTAGAATAHADGVPPAAASPLEREQAQSLFLKGKERFDQKNYREALESFRASLAVVNSPNTRLYVGRCLQNSGDLLGAYIEFGRAATEAREASASDGRYKLTASEAAAERDGIQPELGFVTIQLNGADDSTLLRVAGQKVRGASSEAWPVLPGPVEIVVERQGAEVARRSVTVARGGRESVQIDVPPAPASPGGGPTEPTRDSGQTLRTLSFVAAGVGVAGFATFAIAGLSAKSTYDDLDSRCGGTRCREDVRDDISHGNTMQTVANIGLVVGAVGVATGITLFAIGQSKKNSSTSTLMVTTTGTGISIRGAL from the coding sequence ATGCGTTCTTGCTTTCGTTGCCTTCGGCGGCTGACGGCCGCCATGCTCACCATGATTGCGCTCACCGCGGGCGCGGCAACGGCGCATGCCGATGGAGTTCCGCCCGCCGCCGCCTCGCCGCTCGAGCGCGAGCAGGCCCAATCGCTCTTTCTGAAAGGGAAGGAGCGCTTCGACCAAAAGAATTACCGCGAGGCACTGGAGTCGTTTCGCGCGTCCCTCGCGGTGGTGAACAGCCCGAACACGCGCCTCTACGTGGGGCGCTGCTTGCAGAATTCGGGCGATCTGCTCGGCGCGTACATCGAGTTCGGGCGGGCGGCCACCGAAGCCCGGGAGGCCTCGGCGTCGGACGGTCGCTACAAGCTCACGGCGAGTGAGGCTGCGGCCGAGCGCGATGGCATTCAGCCCGAGCTCGGGTTCGTGACGATTCAGCTCAATGGCGCCGATGATTCCACGCTTCTTCGCGTGGCCGGGCAGAAGGTGCGCGGAGCGAGCTCGGAAGCGTGGCCCGTGCTGCCGGGCCCCGTGGAAATCGTGGTCGAGCGGCAAGGTGCCGAGGTGGCCCGTCGCTCGGTGACCGTGGCCCGGGGCGGCCGCGAGAGCGTCCAAATCGACGTGCCACCCGCGCCCGCGTCCCCTGGGGGAGGCCCAACGGAGCCCACGAGGGACTCGGGGCAGACCTTGCGCACGCTTTCCTTCGTGGCCGCGGGCGTGGGCGTCGCGGGGTTCGCGACCTTCGCCATCGCAGGGCTCAGCGCCAAATCGACGTACGACGATCTGGACTCCCGCTGCGGCGGCACGCGCTGCCGCGAGGACGTCCGCGACGACATTTCGCACGGCAACACCATGCAGACGGTAGCCAACATCGGCCTCGTGGTGGGCGCCGTCGGTGTGGCCACGGGCATCACGCTCTTTGCCATCGGCCAGAGCAAAAAGAACTCGAGCACGAGCACGCTGATGGTGACCACCACCGGCACGGGCATCTCGATCCGCGGTGCACTATGA
- the ileS gene encoding isoleucine--tRNA ligase: MSERLPEMFEKVPQELNFPKEEREILKLWKEKRIFERSLEESAQRPPWVFYEGPPTANGLPHNGHVLTRVMKDIFPRYKTMRGYHVARKAGWDTHGLPVEVEVEKELRIHGKAAIEEYGVEPFVKKCIDSVFRYTDEWGKMTERVGFWVDLPDAYVTYHRSYIESVWWALSELFKKGLLYQGHKVVWWWAQGGTALSAGEVGLGYKEVDDPSVLVRFPLTDDVRKDGAVIIPKDASLLVWTTTPWTLPSNAYSVVHPKHTYVVARREDGARYVLAKDLVEGIAKKLKTELTVEREFPGVDVVGARYTPPFDLYAKTLGTSTPYWTVMAADYVTLDTGSGIVHTAPAFGEDDFQTHRKVLDALPRDQAEALPLLCAVKPDGTFIDELTKYARRWVKDCDKEIQEELRTRGLLVHAELYRHDYPFCWRADSDPLIQYARPAWYIRTTEKIRNAITNNRTIEWLPEHIKEGRFGDFLANNVDWALSRERYWGTPLNIWINDKTGNLEAPDSVDAILKKNPRAFDHFEDARKKDPSLSPHLIVHKPWIDQVTWQNPGEEGTYRRVPEVIDCWFDSGSMPFAQWGYPHKGHDKFAKSFPADFISEAIDQTRGWFYTLLMISTLVFDEECQKRLGLEARTYPHPYKTCIVLGHISDKEGKKESKSKGNYTPPEVILDSVSMEFGVLDGADPKLGVTPAKGTAYIAREDLEGLDMKAGAVVHVYRHDGQGERLELKIEIGKKLRRRVVVLHPDDRAKLGVKPTAKTDVQPVEVPRLPADERIAVEDPSSSAPGADAFRWFFYASNPPWSNTRHSLSNVRTLQKETLIKLRNVYSFFTIYGSIDRFDPAAPRPALSERSELDRWMLDLVGYTTKNARDKLDAYQLFEATKYIVELVDALSNWYVRRSRDRFWKSGWDNDKASAYATLYECLVQTAGLLAPFVPFVTEAMYQNLVVRPAVLHGKGDSVPPSIHLTSYPEPPATFDDELRSTMYAVRDVVSLGLQVRTQAKLKVRQPLRSAKVIVSDVGLRKRLARYEAMIREELNVLGVEFVEDSQVRQYVTYNLKPNFRSLGQKGLGKEAQTLKKVLADTSAEDAAALHAQVVGTGSVVISGVTCCIDDLEVAFTTHEGFSAAGDRVGVVVLETTLDDELRDLGFLREVQSRVQASRKDRGLEYTDRIKLWLSGGERLAKIIATYGDALAKEVLAAEVQVGTSNRQHDEVDIDGETVGIAIEKIG; encoded by the coding sequence ATGTCCGAGCGTTTGCCTGAGATGTTCGAAAAGGTGCCCCAAGAGCTAAATTTCCCCAAAGAAGAGCGGGAGATTCTCAAGCTGTGGAAGGAGAAGCGGATTTTCGAGCGTTCGCTCGAGGAGAGCGCGCAGCGTCCGCCCTGGGTCTTTTACGAGGGCCCGCCCACTGCCAATGGCCTGCCGCACAACGGGCACGTGCTCACGCGCGTGATGAAGGACATCTTCCCGCGCTACAAGACCATGCGCGGCTACCACGTGGCCCGCAAAGCCGGTTGGGACACGCACGGCCTGCCCGTCGAGGTCGAGGTCGAGAAAGAGCTGCGCATCCACGGCAAGGCGGCCATCGAAGAGTACGGCGTCGAGCCCTTCGTCAAGAAGTGCATCGACTCGGTGTTCCGCTACACCGACGAATGGGGCAAGATGACCGAGCGCGTCGGCTTCTGGGTCGACTTGCCCGACGCCTACGTCACCTACCACCGCAGCTACATCGAGAGCGTCTGGTGGGCCCTGTCCGAGCTCTTCAAGAAGGGGCTCCTCTACCAAGGCCACAAGGTCGTCTGGTGGTGGGCGCAGGGCGGAACGGCGCTTTCGGCCGGAGAGGTCGGCCTCGGCTACAAAGAGGTCGATGACCCCAGCGTGCTCGTGCGCTTCCCGCTGACCGACGACGTTCGCAAAGACGGCGCGGTGATCATCCCGAAGGATGCCTCGCTCCTGGTGTGGACGACCACGCCGTGGACTTTGCCGTCGAATGCCTACTCGGTCGTGCATCCCAAGCACACGTACGTCGTGGCCCGAAGGGAAGATGGCGCCCGCTACGTGCTCGCGAAGGACCTCGTCGAGGGCATCGCGAAGAAGCTCAAGACGGAGCTCACGGTGGAGCGCGAGTTCCCTGGGGTCGACGTCGTGGGCGCGCGTTACACGCCGCCTTTCGACCTGTACGCCAAGACGCTCGGCACGAGCACGCCGTACTGGACCGTGATGGCCGCGGACTACGTCACCTTGGACACCGGCAGCGGCATCGTCCACACGGCGCCCGCGTTCGGCGAGGACGACTTCCAAACGCATCGCAAGGTGCTCGACGCGCTCCCGCGCGACCAGGCCGAGGCGTTGCCGCTCCTCTGCGCGGTGAAGCCGGACGGCACCTTCATCGACGAGCTCACGAAGTACGCGCGCCGTTGGGTGAAAGACTGCGACAAGGAGATCCAAGAGGAACTCCGCACCCGCGGCCTGTTGGTCCATGCCGAGCTGTATCGCCACGATTATCCATTCTGCTGGCGCGCGGACTCGGACCCGCTCATCCAGTATGCGCGTCCCGCCTGGTACATCCGCACCACGGAGAAGATCCGCAACGCCATCACGAACAACCGCACCATCGAGTGGTTGCCGGAGCACATCAAAGAAGGCCGCTTCGGCGACTTCCTCGCCAACAACGTCGACTGGGCCCTGTCGCGCGAGCGCTACTGGGGCACGCCGCTCAACATCTGGATCAATGACAAGACCGGGAACCTCGAGGCTCCGGATTCGGTCGACGCGATCCTGAAGAAGAACCCGCGCGCGTTCGATCACTTCGAGGATGCGCGCAAGAAGGACCCGTCGCTCAGCCCGCACCTCATCGTGCACAAGCCGTGGATCGACCAGGTCACCTGGCAGAATCCGGGCGAGGAGGGAACGTACCGCCGCGTGCCCGAGGTCATCGATTGCTGGTTCGACTCCGGCTCGATGCCCTTCGCGCAGTGGGGCTACCCGCACAAGGGCCACGACAAGTTCGCCAAGAGCTTCCCCGCGGACTTCATCTCCGAAGCCATCGATCAGACGCGCGGCTGGTTCTACACGCTGCTGATGATCTCCACCTTGGTCTTCGACGAGGAATGCCAGAAGCGCCTCGGCCTGGAGGCTCGCACCTACCCGCATCCGTACAAGACGTGCATCGTCCTCGGGCACATCTCGGACAAGGAAGGCAAGAAGGAGAGCAAATCCAAGGGCAACTACACGCCGCCCGAAGTCATCCTCGATTCGGTCAGCATGGAGTTCGGCGTGCTCGATGGCGCGGATCCGAAGCTGGGTGTCACGCCGGCGAAAGGCACGGCGTACATCGCGCGCGAAGACCTCGAGGGGCTCGATATGAAGGCGGGCGCGGTCGTCCACGTGTACCGCCATGACGGCCAAGGCGAGCGTCTCGAGCTGAAAATCGAGATCGGCAAGAAGCTGCGCCGGCGCGTGGTGGTGCTGCACCCGGACGACCGTGCGAAACTCGGCGTGAAGCCCACGGCCAAGACCGACGTACAGCCCGTGGAGGTGCCCCGACTTCCGGCCGACGAGCGCATCGCCGTCGAGGATCCCTCGTCGTCGGCGCCCGGCGCGGACGCGTTCCGCTGGTTCTTCTATGCGTCGAACCCGCCGTGGAGCAACACGCGCCACTCCCTCTCCAACGTGCGCACGTTGCAGAAGGAGACGCTGATCAAGCTGAGGAACGTCTACTCGTTCTTCACCATCTACGGCAGCATCGACCGATTCGACCCGGCGGCGCCGCGCCCGGCGCTCTCCGAAAGAAGTGAGCTCGATCGCTGGATGCTCGACCTGGTCGGCTACACCACGAAGAACGCCCGCGACAAGCTGGACGCGTACCAGCTCTTCGAGGCGACGAAGTACATCGTGGAGCTCGTGGACGCGCTCTCCAATTGGTACGTGCGCCGGAGCCGCGACCGATTCTGGAAGAGCGGCTGGGACAACGACAAAGCGAGTGCTTATGCCACGCTTTACGAGTGCCTCGTGCAGACGGCCGGCCTGCTCGCGCCGTTCGTACCCTTCGTGACGGAGGCGATGTACCAAAACCTGGTGGTGCGCCCGGCCGTCCTCCATGGCAAAGGCGACTCCGTGCCGCCGAGCATCCACCTCACGTCCTACCCGGAGCCGCCGGCGACCTTCGACGACGAGCTCCGCTCCACCATGTACGCGGTGCGCGACGTCGTGAGTCTCGGTCTGCAGGTGCGCACGCAGGCCAAGCTCAAGGTGCGCCAGCCGCTGCGAAGCGCCAAGGTCATCGTGAGCGACGTCGGGTTGCGCAAACGACTCGCACGCTACGAGGCGATGATCCGCGAGGAACTCAACGTCCTCGGGGTGGAGTTCGTCGAGGACTCCCAGGTGCGACAATACGTGACCTACAATCTGAAGCCGAACTTCCGCAGCCTCGGTCAGAAAGGTCTCGGTAAAGAGGCGCAGACGCTCAAGAAAGTACTTGCTGACACGTCGGCCGAAGACGCCGCGGCTCTCCACGCACAGGTCGTGGGAACCGGCAGCGTCGTCATCTCCGGTGTGACCTGCTGCATCGACGATCTCGAGGTCGCGTTTACGACGCACGAGGGATTTTCCGCCGCCGGCGATCGCGTGGGGGTGGTGGTCCTCGAGACGACCCTGGACGACGAACTTCGCGATCTGGGATTTTTGCGCGAGGTCCAGAGCCGCGTGCAAGCCTCACGAAAAGACCGGGGGCTCGAATACACCGACCGCA